The following are encoded in a window of Helicobacter ganmani genomic DNA:
- the rpsK gene encoding 30S ribosomal protein S11: MAKRNVNKKRIVKKNIAKGIIHISAAFNNTSVTITDEMGNVICWSTAGALGFKGSKKSTPYAAQQAVEDAVSKAKEHGIKELGVKIQGPGSGRETAVKSLGSIEGIKVLWFKDVTPLPHNGCRAPKRRRV; the protein is encoded by the coding sequence ATGGCTAAAAGAAATGTAAATAAAAAAAGAATTGTTAAGAAAAATATTGCAAAAGGAATCATTCATATTTCGGCTGCTTTTAACAATACAAGCGTAACCATCACAGATGAAATGGGAAATGTTATTTGCTGGAGCACAGCAGGTGCATTAGGTTTTAAAGGAAGTAAAAAATCAACTCCTTATGCTGCACAACAAGCAGTAGAGGATGCAGTTTCCAAAGCAAAAGAACATGGAATCAAGGAATTGGGAGTAAAAATTCAAGGTCCAGGTAGCGGTAGAGAAACTGCAGTAAAAAGTTTAGGAAGCATTGAAGGCATTAAAGTTTTATGGTTTAAAGATGTTACACCATTGCCACACAATGGTTGTCGTGCGCCAAAACGAAGAAGAGTGTAA
- the rpsM gene encoding 30S ribosomal protein S13, whose product MARIAGVDLPKKKRIEYALTYIYGIGLKTSRDILNAVNISYDKRVQDLGEDEVSSIAKEIQSHHIVEGDLRKKVTMDIKALMDLGNYRGLRHRKGLPVRGQTTKNNARTRKGKKKTVGSASK is encoded by the coding sequence ATGGCGAGAATTGCTGGTGTTGATTTACCCAAAAAAAAGAGAATTGAATATGCTTTAACCTATATTTATGGTATTGGTTTAAAGACATCAAGAGATATTTTAAATGCTGTAAATATCTCTTATGACAAAAGGGTTCAAGACCTTGGTGAAGATGAAGTTTCTTCTATTGCTAAAGAAATACAATCTCATCATATCGTAGAGGGTGATTTGCGCAAAAAAGTTACAATGGACATTAAAGCTCTTATGGATTTAGGAAACTATCGTGGTCTTAGACATCGTAAAGGTCTGCCTGTTCGCGGTCAAACAACAAAAAACAATGCAAGAACACGTAAAGGCAAGAAAAAAACTGTTGGTAGTGCATCAAAATAG
- the rpmJ gene encoding 50S ribosomal protein L36: MKVRPSVKKMCDKCKVIKRKGVIRVICENPKHKQRQG; this comes from the coding sequence ATGAAAGTGAGACCTTCTGTCAAAAAAATGTGCGACAAATGCAAGGTTATTAAGAGAAAAGGCGTGATTCGAGTGATTTGCGAGAATCCAAAACATAAACAAAGACAAGGATAA
- the infA gene encoding translation initiation factor IF-1: MAKDDVIEVDGIVKEALPNATFRVELENGHIILCHIAGRMRMHYIKILQGDKVKLELTPYSLDKGRITFRYK; this comes from the coding sequence GTGGCAAAAGATGATGTAATTGAAGTAGATGGAATTGTAAAGGAAGCTTTGCCAAATGCAACCTTTCGTGTGGAGCTTGAAAATGGACATATTATTTTATGTCATATTGCTGGACGTATGCGAATGCATTATATTAAGATTCTACAAGGCGATAAAGTGAAGCTAGAATTAACTCCTTATAGCTTAGATAAAGGAAGAATTACTTTTAGATATAAGTAG
- the map gene encoding type I methionyl aminopeptidase, producing MSIAIRKPPEIEALRAANRIVGKTLNHLKSQIKPGITLKELDQMGEEMILSCGATPSFKGLYGFPGSICISVNEVIIHGIPNDYKLQEGDIVGLDIGTQLNGWYGDAAITCGVGNISQSDERLIACSRDALYFAISQIKVGMHFKELSALIEQFILDYGYVPLHGFCGHGIGRKPHEEPEIPNYLEGKKAKQGDKIKEGMVFCIEPMICQKESEPFILEDDWSVVSVDGLRGSHYEHTVAIIRNKAEILSLE from the coding sequence ATGTCAATTGCAATTAGAAAACCACCTGAAATTGAAGCTTTAAGGGCTGCAAATAGAATTGTAGGTAAAACTCTAAATCATCTCAAAAGTCAAATCAAGCCCGGTATTACTTTAAAAGAATTAGACCAAATGGGAGAAGAAATGATTCTCTCCTGCGGAGCAACCCCATCTTTTAAAGGGCTTTATGGATTTCCCGGTTCCATTTGTATTTCTGTTAATGAAGTTATTATACACGGAATCCCAAATGATTATAAATTACAAGAGGGAGATATTGTAGGGCTTGATATTGGCACACAGCTCAATGGTTGGTATGGTGATGCGGCAATTACTTGCGGTGTAGGCAATATTTCTCAAAGCGACGAGCGGTTAATTGCTTGTTCTAGGGACGCCTTATATTTTGCTATTAGTCAAATTAAAGTAGGTATGCATTTTAAAGAATTAAGTGCTCTGATAGAGCAATTTATTTTGGATTATGGTTATGTTCCTTTGCATGGTTTTTGTGGGCATGGAATCGGTAGAAAGCCTCATGAAGAGCCGGAGATTCCTAATTATTTGGAAGGAAAAAAAGCTAAGCAAGGTGATAAAATCAAAGAAGGAATGGTTTTTTGTATTGAGCCGATGATTTGTCAAAAGGAAAGCGAGCCTTTCATTTTGGAAGATGATTGGAGTGTAGTTTCGGTAGATGGATTAAGGGGGAGCCATTATGAACATACGGTGGCAATTATTAGGAATAAAGCTGAAATTTTATCTTTGGAATAA
- the secY gene encoding preprotein translocase subunit SecY — MNKTIVNKILITLGFLLAYRVLAYVPVPGVDTTVIKAFFDNNASNALGLFNMFSGNAVERLSIISLGIMPYITASIIMELLAATFPNLGKMKKERDGMQKYMQIIRYTTVAITLIQAIGVSIGLKSLGTGANGAIMIDMNVFIAISAFSMLCGTMLLMWIGEQITQRGIGNGISLIIFGGIVSGIPSAIAGTFNLVNTNQISWLVLLFIAVVIVVTVASIIFIELGERRIPISYSRKVVMQNQDKRIMNYIPIKMNLSGVIPPIFASALLMFPSTILQSSSNSIVMQIADFLNPNGYLYNVLMFFLVVFFAYFYASIVFNAKDISENLKRQGGFIPGIRPGEGTANFLTEVANKLTFWGALYLAIIATLPWVLVKASGVPFYFGGTAVLIVVQVAVDTMRKIEAQIYMNKYKTLSAVGL; from the coding sequence ATGAACAAGACAATCGTCAATAAGATTCTTATTACTTTAGGCTTTCTTTTAGCCTATCGTGTATTGGCTTATGTTCCTGTTCCGGGCGTTGATACGACGGTGATTAAAGCTTTTTTTGACAACAATGCCTCCAATGCTTTGGGGTTATTTAATATGTTTAGTGGTAATGCAGTAGAGAGACTTAGTATTATTTCTCTTGGAATTATGCCTTATATTACGGCTTCTATTATTATGGAACTCCTTGCTGCGACATTTCCAAATCTTGGCAAAATGAAAAAAGAACGTGATGGAATGCAAAAATATATGCAAATTATACGTTATACCACCGTTGCGATTACATTGATTCAAGCCATTGGTGTTTCTATTGGATTAAAAAGTTTAGGCACAGGAGCAAATGGCGCAATTATGATTGATATGAATGTTTTTATTGCTATTTCTGCTTTTTCTATGCTCTGTGGAACAATGCTGTTGATGTGGATTGGAGAACAAATTACACAAAGAGGCATTGGCAATGGAATCAGCTTAATTATCTTTGGGGGAATTGTGTCTGGAATCCCAAGTGCAATCGCAGGGACATTTAACTTGGTGAATACAAATCAAATTAGTTGGCTTGTGTTGTTGTTTATTGCTGTGGTTATCGTGGTAACTGTTGCTAGCATTATTTTTATAGAATTAGGAGAGCGTAGGATTCCTATTTCTTATTCTCGTAAGGTAGTTATGCAAAATCAAGACAAACGCATTATGAATTACATTCCTATTAAGATGAATTTAAGTGGAGTGATTCCACCCATTTTCGCGTCGGCTCTTTTAATGTTTCCTAGCACAATTCTGCAAAGTTCTTCTAATAGCATCGTAATGCAAATTGCTGATTTTTTGAATCCTAATGGTTATTTGTATAATGTGCTGATGTTCTTTTTGGTAGTATTTTTTGCGTATTTTTATGCTTCTATTGTATTTAATGCTAAAGATATTTCAGAGAATCTTAAACGTCAAGGTGGATTTATACCTGGCATTAGACCGGGCGAGGGCACAGCGAATTTCTTGACGGAAGTTGCAAATAAATTAACCTTTTGGGGTGCTTTATATCTAGCAATTATTGCAACTTTGCCGTGGGTTTTAGTAAAGGCTTCCGGAGTTCCATTTTATTTTGGAGGAACAGCTGTTTTGATTGTTGTTCAAGTTGCAGTGGATACAATGCGCAAAATTGAAGCTCAAATTTATATGAATAAGTATAAAACACTTAGTGCAGTGGGATTATAA
- the rplO gene encoding 50S ribosomal protein L15, with protein MALENLAPAKGSVKKIKRIGRGQGSGMGKTSTRGGKGQTARTGSKQKRGFEGGQQPLQRRLPKVGFTSRAVKPYVINVEFIKAIMKLEEITFETIRAIHKFPSYTTKIKLIGVNAKNLTSKIKDERITTSGQK; from the coding sequence ATGGCATTAGAAAATCTAGCACCTGCAAAAGGTAGTGTTAAAAAAATTAAAAGAATAGGACGAGGACAAGGAAGTGGTATGGGCAAAACCTCTACAAGAGGTGGTAAAGGTCAAACTGCAAGAACAGGCTCCAAACAAAAAAGAGGTTTTGAGGGTGGGCAACAGCCTTTGCAAAGACGACTTCCAAAAGTTGGTTTTACAAGTCGTGCAGTTAAACCTTATGTGATTAATGTAGAATTCATTAAAGCAATTATGAAACTAGAAGAAATCACTTTTGAAACCATTAGAGCGATTCATAAGTTTCCGTCTTATACCACAAAAATCAAATTAATTGGTGTAAATGCTAAGAATCTTACATCAAAAATTAAAGATGAAAGAATCACAACGAGCGGACAAAAATAA
- the rpsE gene encoding 30S ribosomal protein S5, with translation MEINREEFEEYVVNIGRVTKVVKGGRRFRFNALVVVGNKAGLVGFGLGKAKEVPDAIKKAIDDAFKNIIKVNIKGTTIAHDVQEKYNSSVVLLKPASEGTGVIAGGSVRPVLEKAGIKDILTKSLGSNNPYNVVRATIEALSKVKA, from the coding sequence ATGGAAATCAATAGAGAAGAGTTTGAAGAATATGTTGTAAATATTGGACGCGTAACAAAAGTTGTTAAAGGAGGTCGTAGATTCCGCTTTAATGCTTTAGTAGTCGTAGGAAATAAGGCTGGATTAGTAGGATTTGGGCTTGGCAAAGCAAAAGAAGTTCCTGATGCAATTAAAAAAGCTATTGATGATGCCTTTAAAAATATCATCAAAGTAAATATTAAAGGCACAACGATTGCGCACGATGTGCAAGAGAAATATAATTCTAGCGTTGTTTTGCTAAAACCAGCAAGTGAGGGAACGGGTGTTATTGCTGGTGGTTCAGTTCGTCCGGTATTAGAAAAGGCAGGGATTAAGGATATCTTGACAAAATCATTAGGTTCAAATAATCCTTACAATGTTGTGCGTGCCACCATTGAAGCCCTTTCCAAGGTTAAAGCGTAA
- the rplR gene encoding 50S ribosomal protein L18, whose protein sequence is MTNKIINKKRSLRFKRKLRIRAKVFGSATTPRLSIFRSNRYFYAQAIDDTKGVTLVSVDGKKMGLKNNKEDVKKIAVTLADSLKKANITEVLFDRNGYLYHGVVASFADSLRENGINL, encoded by the coding sequence ATGACAAATAAAATTATTAACAAAAAAAGAAGTTTAAGATTTAAAAGGAAATTAAGAATCCGTGCCAAAGTTTTTGGAAGTGCTACAACTCCTAGATTAAGCATTTTTCGCTCCAATAGATATTTTTATGCTCAAGCCATTGACGATACAAAAGGCGTAACTTTAGTCAGTGTAGATGGTAAAAAAATGGGTTTAAAAAACAATAAAGAAGATGTTAAAAAAATTGCTGTTACATTAGCAGATAGTCTTAAGAAAGCAAATATTACAGAAGTGCTTTTTGACAGAAATGGCTATTTGTATCATGGTGTTGTTGCAAGTTTTGCCGATTCTCTCCGTGAGAATGGAATTAATTTGTAG
- the rplF gene encoding 50S ribosomal protein L6: MSRVGKKPISIPNSIQVSVEGSKIVFKGGKLTKELETYGRVGIALKDGELTFALNGENAQAKAYWGTYRALANNIVVGLTEGFTKQLEINGVGYKAAVKGKVLELALGFSHPINYDIPEGIEISVDKNLVTIKGADKQQIGQIAAEIREFRPPEPYKGKGVKYTDERIIRKAGKTSKK, encoded by the coding sequence ATGTCAAGAGTTGGGAAAAAACCTATTAGCATTCCAAATAGCATTCAAGTGAGCGTAGAAGGGAGCAAAATAGTTTTTAAGGGTGGCAAACTTACAAAAGAGCTAGAGACTTATGGGCGCGTAGGTATTGCATTAAAAGATGGTGAATTAACTTTCGCATTAAATGGTGAAAATGCACAAGCAAAAGCTTATTGGGGAACATATAGGGCTTTAGCAAATAATATCGTAGTAGGTTTGACTGAAGGTTTTACAAAACAATTAGAGATTAATGGTGTGGGTTATAAGGCAGCGGTAAAAGGCAAAGTTTTAGAGCTTGCACTCGGATTTTCTCACCCTATTAACTATGATATTCCAGAGGGTATTGAAATTTCTGTTGATAAAAATCTTGTAACCATTAAAGGTGCAGATAAGCAACAAATTGGGCAGATTGCGGCTGAAATTAGAGAGTTTAGACCACCAGAGCCTTATAAGGGTAAAGGTGTAAAATATACTGATGAGCGTATTATTCGCAAAGCGGGTAAAACTTCTAAAAAGTAA
- the rpsH gene encoding 30S ribosomal protein S8, producing the protein MVNDIIADSLTRIRNASMRRLDTTNLYYAKIIVSILEVFQAKGFIEGFKVIEKDKKHSINVVLKYDEKGHTVINEITRISKPGRRVYKGRNELKRFKNGYGTIVVSTSKGVIANDDAYRANVGGEALCSIW; encoded by the coding sequence ATGGTAAATGATATTATTGCGGATTCTTTGACGAGAATTAGAAATGCAAGTATGAGACGCTTGGATACTACAAACTTATATTATGCGAAAATAATAGTTTCTATTCTTGAGGTTTTTCAAGCAAAAGGTTTTATTGAGGGCTTTAAAGTTATAGAGAAAGACAAAAAACATTCTATTAATGTTGTTTTGAAGTATGACGAAAAAGGACACACTGTAATTAATGAAATTACAAGAATCTCGAAACCGGGAAGACGCGTTTATAAGGGTAGAAATGAACTCAAACGTTTTAAAAATGGTTATGGAACAATTGTTGTAAGCACAAGCAAAGGCGTGATTGCCAACGATGATGCTTATAGGGCAAATGTGGGTGGTGAAGCCCTCTGCAGTATTTGGTAG
- a CDS encoding type Z 30S ribosomal protein S14 gives MAKKSMIAKAARAPKFKVRAYTRCSICGRPHSVYRDFGICRVCLRKMGNEGLIPGLRKASW, from the coding sequence ATGGCTAAAAAATCTATGATTGCAAAAGCAGCAAGAGCACCTAAATTCAAAGTTAGAGCATATACAAGATGTTCTATTTGTGGAAGACCACATTCTGTTTATAGGGATTTTGGTATTTGTCGTGTCTGTCTCCGTAAAATGGGAAATGAAGGTCTAATACCCGGACTTAGAAAAGCAAGCTGGTAA
- the rplE gene encoding 50S ribosomal protein L5, giving the protein MFALKTAYKNEIKPKLAEELGIKNPMLLPKLEKIVISVGAGMHAKDTKIMQNIADTISLIAGQKAVITIAKKSVAGFKMREGMPMGVKVTLRGNQMYNFLEKLIVIALPRVKDFRGVPRNGFDGRGNYSFGVNEQLIFPEVVYDDIMVSHGMNITFVTSAANDKDAFKLLELFGLPFAKGRNNG; this is encoded by the coding sequence ATGTTTGCTTTAAAAACTGCCTACAAAAATGAAATTAAACCAAAGTTGGCAGAGGAATTGGGGATTAAGAATCCTATGCTTTTGCCAAAATTAGAAAAAATTGTAATTAGTGTGGGTGCAGGTATGCATGCAAAAGATACCAAGATTATGCAAAATATTGCCGACACCATTTCATTAATTGCAGGACAAAAAGCAGTGATTACGATTGCTAAGAAGTCTGTTGCAGGGTTTAAAATGCGTGAGGGAATGCCTATGGGAGTCAAAGTTACTTTGAGAGGAAATCAAATGTATAACTTCCTTGAGAAGCTTATCGTGATTGCACTTCCAAGAGTAAAAGACTTTAGAGGAGTTCCTCGCAATGGATTTGATGGGAGAGGAAATTATAGCTTTGGCGTGAATGAACAACTTATTTTTCCAGAAGTCGTTTATGATGATATTATGGTAAGTCATGGTATGAATATTACTTTTGTAACTTCAGCCGCAAATGATAAAGATGCGTTTAAGTTGCTTGAGCTTTTTGGCTTACCTTTTGCAAAAGGAAGAAATAATGGCTAA
- the rplX gene encoding 50S ribosomal protein L24, whose product MAKFKIKKGDLVEIITGDKEDKGKKAKVLQVLPKTSQVIVEGCKIAKKAVKPTDKNPKGGFINKEMPIHISNVKKAED is encoded by the coding sequence ATGGCAAAATTTAAAATTAAGAAAGGTGATTTAGTAGAAATAATTACTGGTGATAAAGAGGACAAAGGAAAGAAAGCAAAAGTTTTACAGGTATTGCCTAAAACTTCACAAGTAATTGTAGAGGGTTGTAAGATTGCAAAAAAAGCTGTAAAGCCAACGGATAAGAATCCTAAAGGCGGTTTTATCAATAAAGAAATGCCAATTCACATTTCAAATGTCAAGAAAGCGGAGGACTAA
- the rplN gene encoding 50S ribosomal protein L14 gives MIQSFTRLNVADNSGAKEVMCIKVLGGSKRRYATVGDVIVASVKKALPSGKVKKGQVVKAVVVRTKKELHREDGALIRFDDNAAVILDSKRDPIGTRIFGPVGREIRYANFMKIVSLAPEVL, from the coding sequence ATGATTCAAAGTTTTACACGTTTAAATGTTGCAGATAATAGTGGCGCGAAAGAAGTTATGTGTATTAAAGTTTTGGGTGGAAGCAAAAGACGTTATGCAACGGTGGGTGATGTGATTGTTGCTTCTGTAAAAAAAGCACTTCCAAGCGGAAAAGTTAAAAAGGGTCAGGTTGTAAAAGCGGTTGTTGTTAGAACAAAAAAAGAATTGCATCGTGAAGATGGTGCTTTAATTCGTTTTGATGATAATGCCGCAGTGATATTGGATAGCAAAAGAGACCCTATTGGAACGCGTATTTTCGGACCTGTTGGAAGAGAAATTCGTTATGCTAATTTTATGAAAATCGTATCATTAGCACCGGAGGTATTGTAA
- the rpsQ gene encoding 30S ribosomal protein S17, translating to MSNVQPHKRIIAGKVVTKTGDKSVTILVERRVTHPKYRKIVKRFKRYIVHDENNSVKVGDVIEAIECKPISKRKAFSLHKVVSVGVEL from the coding sequence ATGAGTAATGTGCAACCGCATAAAAGGATTATTGCTGGAAAGGTTGTTACAAAAACTGGCGATAAGAGTGTAACGATTTTAGTAGAAAGGCGCGTTACACATCCAAAATATAGAAAAATTGTTAAAAGATTCAAACGCTATATCGTACATGATGAAAACAATAGCGTAAAAGTCGGGGATGTGATTGAAGCAATTGAATGCAAACCAATTTCCAAAAGAAAGGCTTTCTCGCTTCATAAAGTTGTATCTGTAGGAGTTGAATTATGA
- the rpmC gene encoding 50S ribosomal protein L29 — MKYTEINTKTIEELNALLKEKETFLFELNLKLRTMQLTNSSEIRVAKKDIARIKTALNAKRRAQV; from the coding sequence ATGAAATATACTGAGATTAACACAAAAACAATTGAAGAGCTAAATGCTCTTTTGAAAGAGAAAGAGACATTTTTATTTGAGCTAAATTTGAAGTTAAGAACAATGCAGCTTACAAATTCAAGTGAAATAAGAGTTGCAAAAAAGGATATTGCAAGAATCAAAACAGCTCTGAATGCTAAAAGGAGGGCACAAGTATGA